One segment of Stenotrophomonas sp. SAU14A_NAIMI4_8 DNA contains the following:
- a CDS encoding TetR/AcrR family transcriptional regulator, whose translation MPQVRKIDDAALLDRLALTFKDVGYEGASLAVIAEATGLKKSSLYHRFPNGKEEMAQEVLAQVGRVLDAEIFPVLAGDAPVADKLARFVAAMDAMYDHGRQSCLLNMLSPPRGVQNGCGDAIASTFHRLQAALAGVARQHGVADEEAELLAEQMLVELHGALVVARGMDAPAVFSRAIVRLPRIILDAV comes from the coding sequence ATGCCCCAGGTCAGGAAAATTGATGACGCGGCCCTGCTGGACCGCTTGGCGCTGACGTTCAAGGACGTTGGCTATGAGGGCGCGTCGCTGGCAGTGATTGCCGAAGCGACCGGCCTGAAGAAATCCAGCCTGTACCACCGTTTCCCCAACGGGAAAGAGGAAATGGCGCAGGAAGTGCTTGCCCAGGTAGGGCGCGTGCTGGATGCGGAGATCTTCCCGGTGCTGGCCGGCGATGCGCCGGTGGCGGACAAGCTGGCGCGTTTCGTTGCGGCGATGGACGCGATGTACGACCACGGCCGGCAGTCGTGCCTGTTGAACATGCTGTCGCCGCCGCGTGGTGTGCAGAACGGTTGCGGTGATGCAATTGCATCGACGTTCCACCGGTTGCAGGCCGCGCTGGCGGGTGTGGCGCGGCAGCACGGTGTGGCTGATGAAGAGGCCGAACTGCTGGCCGAGCAGATGCTGGTGGAACTGCACGGCGCGCTTGTGGTGGCGCGCGGCATGGATGCGCCGGCGGTGTTTTCGCGGGCGATTGTGCGGTTGCCGCGGATTATTCTGGACGCGGTGTAA
- a CDS encoding chemotaxis protein CheW codes for MQPHSPLAGQPAPLSHDFFEFLAVRAGEQWFAVDVQAAVEIRGPETFSRAGGKGRPTLTVREEALRVVDLRRLSGLSAFESACPAMLLVQASAEVLALAVDEVGEIESVPRERVRAVNPLGFVFCSQSIAMPDNGQIPLIDPVLLIAA; via the coding sequence TTGCAGCCGCATTCCCCTTTGGCCGGTCAACCGGCCCCGTTGTCGCATGACTTTTTCGAATTCCTGGCCGTACGCGCGGGTGAGCAGTGGTTTGCCGTGGACGTGCAGGCCGCTGTCGAAATTCGTGGCCCTGAAACCTTCAGCCGTGCAGGCGGCAAAGGCCGCCCAACCCTTACCGTGCGCGAAGAAGCACTGAGGGTGGTCGACCTGCGTCGGCTGAGCGGGCTGAGTGCGTTCGAGTCCGCCTGCCCGGCAATGCTGCTGGTGCAGGCAAGCGCAGAAGTGCTGGCCTTGGCCGTGGACGAAGTGGGCGAGATCGAAAGCGTCCCCCGCGAGCGGGTGCGGGCGGTCAATCCGCTGGGGTTTGTGTTCTGCAGCCAGAGCATTGCGATGCCCGACAACGGCCAGATTCCGCTGATCGACCCGGTGTTGTTGATTGCCGCGTGA
- a CDS encoding sensor domain-containing phosphodiesterase has translation MAPTRTEERMSTLGSLDVLDDAAGASLDRLTDLAARTFRTPVAFVSLIEEDRQRLISRQGLDVAESHIRDSICAHTIGSPAGQVINDLRVDPRFSSLPLVAGPPHLRFYAGTPLVAANGVPIGALCVMDSVPRQFSADDRRQLQTLGMAVMNELELRTLSGRRDPVSGLPNRHQFAIDYAARAVRTPGQPCFAVMIDILDLPRAHEAGQVLGMVPLEALIRRAGVRLNLALDGVAQVYHVGATRFAFVVELPTREAIERLVHLLHDDLIRPLMAASVPLAPQFHAGLCEAALGRDSADDVLRKMMIALGSALASQVTCCWYSPSRDERLQRSYRLATDGQRALQQDQFHLVYQPRFRAHDLAPVAAEVLLRWNHPQLGAVSPAEFIPVFERTTLMDGVTAWVLEHAFSQLAQWRREGLSLTLSINLSARDVSRKGMADAFISALLCKGLSCSDVEIEITEGEWLRADSLPGEQLQQLAAAGVRVAIDDFGSGYSNFGYLTELPIHTIKLDKSMIDDLPTDMRAQLKVQAVISLAHGLGYNTVGEGAETPEQVALLQAYGCDEIQGFALSRPISAADLAQQLDAAPYVQT, from the coding sequence ATGGCCCCTACCCGTACCGAAGAACGCATGTCGACGCTGGGCAGCCTGGACGTCCTGGACGACGCCGCGGGCGCCTCGCTGGATCGGCTGACCGACCTGGCGGCGCGCACCTTCCGCACGCCGGTGGCCTTCGTATCGCTCATTGAAGAAGACCGCCAGCGGCTGATATCACGCCAAGGCCTGGACGTGGCCGAATCGCATATCCGCGACTCCATCTGCGCTCACACCATCGGCTCCCCCGCCGGCCAGGTCATCAACGACCTGCGCGTGGATCCGCGTTTTTCCAGCCTGCCGCTGGTGGCCGGGCCGCCGCACCTGCGCTTCTATGCCGGTACGCCACTGGTGGCCGCCAACGGTGTTCCCATCGGTGCGCTGTGCGTGATGGACAGCGTGCCCCGGCAGTTTTCCGCCGATGACCGTCGGCAACTGCAGACGTTGGGCATGGCGGTGATGAACGAACTGGAGCTGCGCACCCTCAGCGGTCGTCGCGATCCGGTCAGTGGCCTGCCCAACCGCCACCAGTTCGCCATCGATTACGCCGCGCGCGCGGTGCGCACGCCGGGCCAGCCGTGCTTCGCGGTCATGATCGACATCCTGGATCTGCCGCGCGCCCACGAGGCCGGCCAGGTGCTGGGCATGGTGCCGCTGGAAGCACTGATCCGCCGTGCGGGCGTGCGCCTCAACCTGGCCCTCGACGGCGTGGCCCAGGTCTACCATGTGGGCGCCACCCGCTTCGCCTTCGTGGTGGAACTGCCCACGCGCGAGGCCATCGAACGCCTGGTTCACCTGCTGCACGACGATCTCATCCGCCCGTTGATGGCGGCATCGGTTCCGCTGGCGCCGCAGTTCCATGCCGGCCTGTGCGAGGCCGCCCTGGGCCGTGACAGTGCCGACGATGTGCTGCGCAAGATGATGATCGCGCTCGGCTCGGCCCTTGCCAGCCAGGTTACCTGCTGCTGGTACTCGCCCAGCCGCGATGAACGCCTGCAGCGCAGCTACCGGCTGGCCACCGACGGCCAGCGGGCACTGCAGCAGGACCAGTTCCACCTGGTCTACCAGCCGCGCTTCCGCGCGCATGATCTTGCCCCGGTTGCGGCCGAAGTGCTGTTGCGCTGGAACCACCCGCAGCTGGGCGCAGTCAGCCCGGCCGAGTTCATTCCCGTATTCGAGCGCACCACGCTGATGGATGGCGTTACCGCCTGGGTACTGGAACACGCCTTCAGCCAGCTGGCGCAATGGCGGCGCGAAGGCCTCAGCCTCACCCTGTCCATCAACCTGTCCGCGCGCGATGTGTCCCGCAAGGGCATGGCCGATGCCTTCATTTCCGCGCTGCTGTGCAAGGGGCTGTCCTGCAGCGATGTGGAAATCGAGATCACCGAAGGCGAATGGCTGCGTGCCGATTCGCTGCCCGGCGAACAACTGCAGCAGCTGGCCGCGGCCGGCGTGCGCGTGGCCATCGATGATTTCGGCAGTGGCTACAGCAACTTCGGCTACCTCACCGAACTGCCCATCCACACCATCAAGCTGGACAAGTCGATGATCGACGACCTGCCCACCGATATGCGCGCCCAGTTGAAGGTGCAGGCAGTCATCAGCCTGGCCCACGGCCTGGGTTACAACACCGTGGGCGAAGGCGCCGAGACGCCGGAACAGGTGGCCCTGCTGCAGGCCTATGGCTGCGATGAGATCCAGGGGTTTGCCCTGTCCCGCCCGATCAGCGCGGCAGATCTGGCCCAGCAGCTGGACGCGGCGCCCTACGTCCAGACCTGA
- a CDS encoding sensor domain-containing diguanylate cyclase, translating to MNATIRRVNLQRLILALAALSALVMLGNAVWASYQVQRQQLLEKSLEANRVYAHSLAQSTQHFVLNAQQQLAVGAERLSRNAAQSAAHDDEVERVKLQTDAFNSVISVNAQGVVVGTSPALPELQGKALTSAANRQALQQRVPMVSDPFVAHTGNLVVTLSHPVFNADGDYAGYITASIHLRDPNVLHSLLGTHPYDDGSYLYVVSRDGTVLYHPDPDRVGQAATRNAAVEALSQGRAGALHSRNRHGVPMLAGFAPVPAAGWGIVAQRPTDAAVAPMGSLTATVLRNAAPLGLLTLLLIWLCSRRIASPLQELARHAQDQDVGAAITQVKAVNSWYHEAAQLKQAVLVSFRNLNERIGLLDKAALTDPLTQLLNRRGLERALSALNASGVPFGVITLDVDHFKDVNDQHGHDTGDQVLAGIAHCMRANARPQDVLCRLGGEEFLALLPEVSADVALQVAERLRSVIQAHAFPTVGHVTISAGVSHYPETQGDADLVIRQADKALYRAKHGGRNRAVLYRRRSQRRENPS from the coding sequence GTGAACGCAACGATCCGGCGGGTGAACCTGCAACGGCTGATCCTCGCGCTTGCCGCGCTCTCTGCCTTGGTGATGCTGGGCAATGCGGTCTGGGCCAGCTACCAGGTGCAGCGCCAGCAACTGCTTGAAAAGAGCCTGGAAGCCAACCGGGTGTACGCGCACTCGCTGGCGCAGTCCACCCAGCACTTCGTGCTGAACGCACAGCAGCAACTGGCGGTCGGCGCCGAACGTCTCAGCCGCAATGCCGCCCAATCCGCCGCGCACGACGATGAAGTGGAACGGGTCAAGCTGCAGACCGATGCCTTCAACAGCGTCATCTCGGTCAATGCCCAGGGCGTGGTGGTGGGTACCTCACCGGCCCTGCCCGAGCTGCAGGGCAAGGCCCTCACCAGCGCGGCCAACCGGCAGGCGCTGCAGCAGCGGGTGCCGATGGTCAGCGATCCGTTCGTTGCCCACACCGGCAACCTGGTGGTCACCCTGTCCCACCCCGTGTTCAACGCCGACGGCGACTACGCCGGCTACATCACCGCGTCCATCCACCTGCGCGACCCCAACGTGCTGCACAGCCTGCTCGGCACCCATCCCTACGACGATGGCTCGTACCTGTACGTGGTCAGCCGCGATGGCACCGTGCTCTACCACCCCGACCCGGACCGCGTCGGCCAGGCCGCCACCCGCAATGCCGCCGTGGAGGCACTCAGCCAGGGCCGTGCCGGCGCCCTGCACTCGCGCAACCGCCATGGCGTGCCGATGCTGGCCGGCTTCGCGCCCGTGCCCGCGGCCGGTTGGGGCATCGTCGCCCAGCGCCCGACCGATGCTGCCGTGGCCCCCATGGGCAGCCTGACGGCCACGGTGCTGCGCAATGCCGCGCCCCTGGGGCTGCTGACCCTTCTGCTGATCTGGCTGTGCTCGCGGCGCATTGCCTCGCCGTTGCAGGAACTGGCCCGGCACGCACAGGACCAGGATGTCGGCGCCGCCATCACCCAGGTCAAGGCGGTCAATTCCTGGTACCACGAAGCCGCCCAACTCAAGCAGGCCGTGCTGGTCAGCTTCCGCAACCTCAACGAACGTATCGGGCTGCTGGACAAGGCCGCCCTCACCGATCCGCTGACCCAGCTGCTCAACCGGCGTGGACTGGAACGCGCGCTCAGCGCACTGAATGCCTCGGGCGTGCCATTCGGGGTCATCACCCTGGACGTGGACCACTTCAAGGACGTCAACGACCAGCACGGCCACGACACTGGCGACCAAGTGCTGGCCGGCATCGCCCATTGCATGCGGGCCAACGCGCGCCCGCAGGACGTGCTCTGCCGCCTGGGCGGTGAGGAATTCCTCGCCCTGCTGCCCGAGGTCAGCGCAGACGTCGCCCTGCAGGTGGCCGAGCGCCTGCGCAGCGTGATCCAGGCGCACGCCTTCCCCACGGTCGGGCACGTCACCATTTCAGCCGGCGTCAGCCACTACCCCGAAACCCAAGGCGACGCAGACCTGGTCATCCGCCAGGCCGACAAGGCGCTGTACCGCGCCAAGCACGGCGGCCGCAACCGCGCCGTGCTGTACCGGCGTCGCAGCCAGCGGCGCGAAAACCCTTCTTGA
- a CDS encoding SRPBCC family protein, whose protein sequence is MPTEATRFIHVIYIASTPQKVFDAITRPEVARTYWGHENVSDWQPGSRWQHVRANDARTVELVGEVVESTPPSRLVITWAAASQADNPASYSRVTFDIVPYEDMVRLTVTHDELEPGSGMDTGIRQGWPIVLSSLKSLLETGTGLDVFAKPKG, encoded by the coding sequence ATGCCCACCGAGGCCACCCGCTTCATCCACGTGATCTACATCGCGTCCACACCGCAGAAGGTGTTCGATGCCATCACCCGCCCGGAGGTCGCGCGCACTTATTGGGGTCACGAAAACGTGTCGGACTGGCAGCCCGGTTCGCGCTGGCAGCATGTGCGCGCCAACGATGCACGCACGGTCGAACTGGTCGGTGAGGTGGTGGAAAGCACCCCACCTTCGCGCCTGGTCATCACCTGGGCGGCGGCATCGCAGGCAGATAATCCTGCCAGCTACAGCCGGGTAACGTTCGATATCGTGCCCTATGAAGACATGGTGCGGCTGACCGTTACCCACGACGAGCTGGAGCCCGGCAGCGGCATGGATACCGGCATCCGCCAGGGCTGGCCGATCGTGCTGTCCAGCCTGAAATCGCTGCTGGAAACCGGCACCGGCCTGGATGTGTTTGCCAAGCCGAAGGGGTGA
- a CDS encoding helix-turn-helix domain-containing protein has product MDADKVFKALADPTRRTLLDRLCAQNGQTLGQLCDHLQMTRQSATQHLDLLEEANLISTVRRGREKLHFINPVPLHDVYERWVRKFEQQRLTLLHDLKRELEGE; this is encoded by the coding sequence ATGGATGCAGACAAGGTTTTCAAAGCCCTGGCCGACCCCACGCGCCGCACCCTGTTGGACCGGCTGTGTGCGCAGAACGGCCAGACCCTGGGCCAATTGTGCGACCACCTGCAGATGACCCGGCAGTCGGCCACCCAACATCTGGACCTGCTGGAAGAAGCCAACCTGATCAGCACCGTGCGCCGTGGCCGCGAAAAACTGCACTTCATCAACCCGGTGCCGCTGCATGACGTCTACGAACGCTGGGTACGCAAGTTCGAGCAGCAGCGGCTGACGCTGCTGCATGACCTGAAACGCGAACTGGAAGGAGAATGA
- a CDS encoding SRPBCC domain-containing protein, protein MVEIAHRVGIKAPVAQVYQALATPQGVAAWWTEETAGDQHPGGTLHLRFTAHGEERGVMQMKLQELQPDTLVLWEVLAGPPEWIGTHIRFALRQEGEYSIVLFTHEGWSERVEFTHHCSTKWALFLMSLKSLLETGIGQPSPRDIKIDEWN, encoded by the coding sequence ATGGTCGAAATCGCGCACCGCGTTGGTATCAAGGCACCCGTCGCACAGGTCTACCAGGCCCTGGCCACCCCGCAGGGCGTCGCCGCCTGGTGGACCGAGGAAACTGCCGGCGACCAGCACCCGGGCGGCACGCTGCACCTGCGCTTCACCGCCCATGGCGAAGAACGCGGCGTCATGCAGATGAAGCTGCAGGAACTGCAACCCGACACGCTGGTGCTGTGGGAAGTGCTGGCCGGACCGCCGGAATGGATCGGCACCCACATCCGTTTCGCCCTGCGCCAGGAAGGTGAGTACAGCATCGTGCTGTTCACCCACGAAGGCTGGAGCGAGCGCGTGGAATTCACCCACCACTGCAGCACCAAGTGGGCCCTCTTCCTGATGAGCCTGAAATCCCTGCTGGAAACCGGCATCGGCCAACCCAGCCCACGCGACATCAAGATTGACGAGTGGAACTGA